A window of the Bacillota bacterium genome harbors these coding sequences:
- a CDS encoding sugar phosphate isomerase/epimerase: protein MRFAICNELFQGWDLPRVMRYCAGLGYHAVEIAPFTLADNVEQITPDERRAIRQQAREAGVEIAGLHWLLVKPEGLHLTTPDAEVRRRTAQYLVALAHFCADIGGKVLVLGSPKQRSVLPGVSHEQAWDWAQETLRPAVKAAEERGVTWCIEPLSPAETNFLNRAEDAVRFARSLDSPAARIILDIKAMSSEGTPIPQIIRDSAGWFAHFHANDPNLKGPGMGDVDIAPILQTLQEVGYKGYVSVEVFDYSDGAETIAAVSLRNLLRALGRTA, encoded by the coding sequence ATGCGCTTTGCCATTTGTAATGAGCTGTTCCAGGGATGGGATCTGCCGCGCGTGATGCGTTACTGCGCGGGACTGGGCTATCACGCGGTGGAAATCGCCCCCTTCACGCTCGCGGACAATGTGGAGCAAATCACTCCTGATGAGCGCCGCGCTATCCGCCAGCAGGCACGCGAGGCAGGCGTGGAGATTGCCGGACTGCACTGGCTGCTGGTCAAGCCGGAGGGACTGCATCTCACCACTCCTGATGCGGAAGTTCGCCGCCGCACTGCACAATACCTGGTCGCGCTGGCACACTTCTGCGCCGACATCGGCGGCAAGGTGCTGGTGCTAGGCTCGCCTAAACAGCGCAGTGTGCTACCGGGCGTCTCGCACGAACAGGCGTGGGACTGGGCACAGGAGACCCTGCGCCCTGCGGTGAAGGCGGCGGAGGAGCGCGGTGTCACGTGGTGCATCGAACCGCTTTCTCCCGCAGAGACCAACTTCCTCAACCGTGCGGAAGACGCCGTTCGATTCGCACGGTCGCTGGATAGCCCTGCCGCCCGCATCATTCTCGACATCAAAGCGATGAGCTCCGAAGGCACGCCCATCCCACAGATTATCCGTGACTCCGCAGGCTGGTTCGCGCACTTCCATGCCAACGACCCCAATCTGAAAGGGCCCGGCATGGGTGATGTGGACATCGCGCCTATCCTGCAAACACTGCAGGAGGTCGGCTACAAAGGTTACGTGTCGGTGGAGGTGTTCGATTATTCGGACGGTGCGGAAACCATCGCCGCCGTCAGCCTGAGAAACCTGCTGCGTGCTCTCGGCAGGACTGCATAA
- a CDS encoding right-handed parallel beta-helix repeat-containing protein translates to MARSVSLWGVLSCVLLFHASVLARTLYVTTDGDDANSGESWAQAKRTVGAAVSAAVSGDEIWVARGVYQENLILEGGIKLHGGFVGTETTLDERPPFPRPEPDPNETVLDGGQIDRVITVLDTETAAVLIDGFTIRNGSQADYGGGVYCVSAPLHIQNCTVTGCVALIRGGGICFGAGSHIRNCIITYNEALGGGGLCGGGEQEITLIEDCFIAYNRAGTGGGFDFQGGRTEMRRCSFEGNVATYEGGGGIVSMTCVLRLLECSFIENVAGTDGGALEHIGENTEIIKCQFVGNQAVTGGAIMCTRWGLAVSDSTFLRNSASRWGGAVRLFYTVSNPRFQRCVFMYNTASYGGAILADNYTMGSFGDCIIARNTARVDGGGVALYYHCLTTFFGCTIADNYAWRDGGGMFLMTTSYYQQVSNCTIIRNRALGSGGGIVFTDSASPGIQRCVVISNSAVRDGAGIFCRTGSSPKLEDCLILDNASENNGGGVYLIDGSNAVLDGCAVAYNSTKNSGGGIYAYNASPVVTSSLVSGNTASYYGGGLYCEWRASPQVLNSLILDNTAQRYGGGMYIYRECVPVVTNCTFAFNTAPNQGGGVYTYGSSPSIVNTVVAFNTSGIFRSGGSPVLRYNCVYGNTAYNYKGITDPTGTNGNISVDPLLTGRNGHLLPGSPCVDAGDNGSASGDWKDVDGEARIAGASVDIGADEFLPPTVSGTLTFGDYSAPVPPVVDMEVRMGAASVIRAVWLGADGSFTLPSAPTGTFDLSLKPSHWLRRTVGVDTSFGSVQGVDIQLVNGDIDGDNEVTLLDFGQMVAAFGAVPGDENWNTNADLDGDGEVTLFDLGVLVRNFGEIGDE, encoded by the coding sequence ATGGCACGCTCGGTCAGCCTTTGGGGCGTCCTTTCCTGCGTACTCTTATTCCACGCGTCTGTGCTTGCCAGAACCCTGTACGTGACCACAGATGGCGATGACGCAAACAGCGGCGAGAGCTGGGCGCAGGCAAAGCGTACGGTCGGCGCGGCGGTCTCTGCGGCAGTTTCCGGCGATGAAATCTGGGTTGCCCGGGGCGTGTATCAGGAGAACCTCATCCTGGAGGGGGGCATTAAACTCCATGGTGGTTTTGTCGGCACAGAGACCACCCTGGACGAACGTCCGCCTTTCCCTCGCCCGGAGCCTGACCCCAACGAGACGGTGCTGGATGGCGGGCAGATAGACAGGGTAATCACCGTTTTGGATACCGAGACGGCGGCAGTGCTGATAGATGGTTTCACCATCCGTAACGGTTCGCAAGCGGACTATGGTGGAGGGGTGTACTGCGTATCGGCGCCGTTACATATACAAAACTGCACTGTTACCGGGTGTGTTGCCCTGATTAGAGGGGGAGGCATCTGTTTCGGAGCGGGATCGCACATCCGCAACTGCATCATCACGTATAACGAGGCGCTGGGAGGGGGTGGTCTGTGCGGTGGTGGCGAGCAAGAGATCACCCTGATTGAGGACTGTTTCATTGCCTACAACAGGGCTGGCACCGGAGGCGGTTTTGATTTTCAGGGCGGGCGCACCGAGATGCGACGGTGCAGTTTTGAGGGCAATGTCGCCACCTATGAGGGTGGTGGAGGCATCGTGTCGATGACATGTGTGCTGCGTCTGCTAGAGTGCAGCTTCATCGAGAACGTCGCCGGCACTGACGGAGGTGCTTTAGAACACATCGGCGAGAACACCGAGATAATCAAATGTCAATTTGTCGGCAATCAGGCTGTCACCGGCGGAGCCATCATGTGTACGCGCTGGGGGCTGGCTGTCAGTGATAGCACCTTTTTGCGGAACAGTGCTTCCCGCTGGGGCGGTGCGGTACGACTGTTTTATACCGTCAGCAACCCGAGATTCCAGCGATGCGTGTTTATGTACAACACCGCTTCCTACGGTGGTGCAATCCTCGCGGACAACTACACGATGGGCTCTTTTGGAGACTGTATCATTGCCCGCAACACCGCGCGGGTAGACGGAGGAGGAGTGGCACTGTATTATCATTGCCTGACCACTTTCTTTGGCTGTACCATCGCCGATAACTATGCCTGGCGCGATGGCGGTGGGATGTTCTTGATGACGACCAGCTACTATCAACAGGTGTCCAACTGCACGATTATCCGCAATCGGGCGTTGGGAAGCGGTGGAGGTATAGTCTTTACCGATTCTGCGTCGCCCGGCATTCAGCGCTGCGTCGTCATCAGTAATTCTGCGGTGCGCGACGGCGCAGGCATATTCTGTCGCACAGGTAGCTCTCCCAAACTGGAGGATTGCCTCATCCTCGACAACGCGTCCGAGAACAACGGGGGAGGGGTCTACCTCATAGATGGCTCCAATGCGGTTCTTGACGGGTGTGCCGTCGCCTACAACAGCACCAAGAACTCCGGCGGCGGTATCTACGCCTACAATGCCTCGCCGGTAGTGACCAGCAGTTTAGTCTCTGGCAACACTGCCAGCTACTACGGAGGCGGACTGTACTGCGAATGGCGTGCATCTCCACAGGTGTTGAACAGCCTGATACTGGATAACACCGCGCAGCGGTACGGGGGCGGCATGTACATCTACCGCGAGTGCGTTCCTGTTGTGACGAACTGTACATTTGCATTCAACACCGCACCCAATCAGGGAGGCGGCGTCTACACGTACGGCTCGTCGCCCTCTATCGTCAACACGGTTGTGGCGTTCAATACCTCCGGTATCTTCCGGTCGGGAGGTAGCCCAGTTCTGCGCTATAACTGCGTCTACGGCAACACCGCCTACAATTACAAGGGCATCACCGACCCTACGGGCACCAACGGCAATATCTCGGTAGACCCGCTGCTGACCGGACGTAACGGGCACCTGTTGCCCGGCTCGCCGTGCGTCGATGCGGGTGATAACGGATCTGCCAGTGGCGACTGGAAGGATGTGGACGGCGAGGCACGTATTGCGGGAGCGTCGGTAGACATAGGCGCGGATGAGTTCTTACCGCCAACGGTCAGCGGCACACTTACGTTTGGCGATTACAGCGCACCGGTTCCGCCTGTGGTGGATATGGAAGTGCGCATGGGTGCCGCTTCTGTGATACGCGCGGTCTGGCTCGGAGCCGATGGTTCATTCACACTGCCATCCGCGCCCACTGGCACGTTTGACCTGTCCCTCAAGCCTTCGCACTGGTTGAGACGAACGGTGGGGGTGGATACCTCGTTTGGCAGCGTGCAGGGAGTGGACATCCAGCTGGTCAACGGCGATATCGATGGGGACAATGAGGTAACCCTGCTGGACTTCGGACAGATGGTTGCCGCGTTCGGAGCCGTGCCCGGCGACGAGAACTGGAACACGAACGCCGATTTAGACGGTGATGGAGAGGTGACGCTCTTCGATCTCGGCGTGCTGGTGCGCAATTTCGGCGAGATAGGGGACGAGTAG
- a CDS encoding ASCH domain-containing protein has protein sequence MFALNFYPDIYENLLRSHRKTVTIRLGDKTDKYRAGQLVWVTVGNRFARRHKLFTAIIDRVEVKPLAELTPRDISRENPEFRTAEDVRDLLERIYDRPLAMEEIVTVIYFSPVEE, from the coding sequence ATGTTTGCACTGAACTTTTATCCCGATATTTACGAGAACCTGTTGCGCAGCCATCGCAAGACGGTCACCATTCGTCTGGGCGACAAAACCGACAAGTATCGCGCGGGGCAGCTGGTATGGGTTACCGTCGGCAACCGCTTCGCCCGCAGGCACAAGCTGTTCACCGCCATCATCGACCGCGTGGAGGTCAAACCGCTGGCGGAGCTCACCCCACGCGACATCAGCCGTGAGAACCCCGAGTTTCGCACCGCCGAGGACGTGCGCGACTTGCTGGAGCGCATCTACGATCGCCCCCTCGCGATGGAGGAGATTGTCACCGTTATCTACTTCTCACCGGTGGAGGAGTAG
- the metK gene encoding methionine adenosyltransferase, with product MARRMLFTSESVTEAHPDKLADQISDAILDECLKQDREANLPIEEYSRVAIETLLTRGLAVVAGELTTHGYVEIPDVVRKTINDVGYTHTDYGFDGDTTGVMVAIQKQSPDIAQGVNTGGAGDQGMMFGYACTETEQLMPLPITIAHHLTRQLAQVRKQNPELGLRPDGKSQVTIEYVDGKPYRIDTVLVSAQHEPHLSQQDVMEIVKEHVLEPVLKHYQPFNKGDFRFLCNPTGRFEIGGPQADTGVTGRKIMVDTYGGMARHGGGAFSGKDPTKVDRSATYMMRYVAKNVVAAGLAERCELQIAYAIGRAEPVSLTIDCFGTNTIPEEQILKRVMDIFDFRPRSIIRDLGLLTENVCYLRTAKNGHFGNPEFPWEKTDKAHLLK from the coding sequence ATGGCAAGACGGATGCTTTTTACCTCGGAGAGCGTGACCGAGGCACACCCCGATAAACTGGCGGACCAGATTAGCGATGCCATTCTGGACGAATGTTTGAAACAGGACCGCGAGGCAAACCTGCCCATCGAAGAGTACTCGCGGGTTGCCATCGAAACACTGCTCACACGCGGGCTGGCGGTCGTTGCTGGTGAGCTCACCACGCACGGCTACGTGGAAATCCCCGATGTGGTGCGAAAGACCATTAACGATGTCGGCTACACGCACACCGACTACGGCTTCGATGGCGATACAACGGGCGTCATGGTTGCCATCCAGAAGCAATCGCCGGACATCGCGCAGGGCGTCAACACGGGCGGCGCGGGAGACCAGGGTATGATGTTCGGTTATGCCTGCACCGAAACCGAACAGCTGATGCCCCTGCCCATCACCATTGCGCACCACCTCACCCGCCAGCTGGCGCAGGTACGCAAGCAGAATCCCGAACTCGGCTTACGTCCCGACGGCAAGTCGCAGGTGACCATCGAATACGTGGATGGCAAGCCCTATCGTATCGACACGGTACTCGTTTCCGCGCAACACGAACCCCATCTGTCACAGCAGGATGTGATGGAAATCGTCAAAGAGCACGTTTTGGAGCCGGTACTGAAGCATTATCAGCCCTTCAACAAAGGAGACTTCCGTTTCCTGTGCAACCCGACGGGGCGTTTCGAAATCGGAGGACCACAGGCGGACACGGGCGTTACCGGTCGCAAAATCATGGTGGACACCTACGGTGGCATGGCTCGACACGGCGGCGGCGCGTTCTCAGGCAAAGACCCCACCAAAGTCGACCGCTCGGCGACCTATATGATGCGCTACGTGGCGAAGAATGTCGTGGCAGCAGGACTGGCGGAACGGTGCGAATTGCAAATCGCCTACGCTATCGGACGAGCCGAACCGGTGTCTTTGACGATCGACTGCTTCGGTACGAACACCATCCCAGAAGAGCAGATTCTGAAGCGGGTGATGGACATCTTCGATTTCCGCCCGCGTTCCATTATCCGCGACCTCGGTCTGCTGACGGAAAACGTATGCTATCTGCGCACCGCGAAGAACGGGCACTTCGGCAATCCGGAGTTCCCCTGGGAGAAGACCGATAAGGCACACTTACTGAAATAG
- a CDS encoding NYN domain-containing protein, with protein sequence MRPVERIAIFIDGPNLTYTMQQLGWDIDFGKLLRYFSRGGRLLRAFYYASRREGEFDPMLSFLDYLDYNGYTVVTKPQKRYYNPATGQYEIKGNMDIELAIDMLLLADHIDRAVLFSGDGDFRRLVEAVQMKGVRVAVVSTIRTLSPMIADELRRQADEFIDLADEEVKREIIRA encoded by the coding sequence GTGCGCCCTGTGGAGAGAATTGCTATATTTATTGACGGTCCCAACCTGACCTACACCATGCAGCAGCTGGGCTGGGACATCGATTTCGGGAAACTGTTGCGTTACTTCTCGCGAGGAGGCAGGTTGCTTCGCGCTTTTTACTATGCGTCGCGTCGGGAAGGCGAGTTCGACCCGATGCTCAGCTTCCTGGACTACCTGGACTACAACGGCTACACGGTGGTCACCAAGCCGCAGAAGCGCTACTACAACCCTGCCACAGGACAGTATGAAATCAAGGGCAACATGGACATCGAGCTTGCCATCGATATGCTGTTGCTGGCAGACCACATCGACCGTGCGGTGCTGTTTAGCGGGGACGGCGACTTCCGGCGGCTGGTGGAAGCGGTGCAGATGAAGGGTGTGCGTGTGGCAGTGGTCAGCACCATCCGCACGCTCTCCCCCATGATCGCCGACGAACTGCGACGACAGGCTGATGAATTCATAGACCTCGCGGATGAGGAAGTCAAGCGCGAGATCATCCGCGCCTGA